Proteins from a single region of Lentimicrobium sp. L6:
- the lpxD gene encoding UDP-3-O-(3-hydroxymyristoyl)glucosamine N-acyltransferase yields the protein MKFTAAQIAGVLEGKVVGDENIEVHDLSKIEDGQPGTLSFLANPKYTKHVYTTKASIIIVNEDFIAEKEVPCALIKVKNAYVAFSTLLDLYKEATNQKTGISSQAFIAESAQIGKNVYIGEYAVISENCVIGDGSKIYPQAYIGDNTKLGKDCILFAGAKVYNDCKIGDSCTFHSGVIIGSDGFGFAPQDDKNYKKVAQIGNVIIEDFVEVGSNTTIDRATLGSTVIRKGVKLDNLIQIAHNVEIGENTVIAAQTGVSGSTRIGKNCMIGGQVGITGHLVIGDGVMIAAQSGVSSNVKDGKVIQGSPAYDIAPYRKSYVYYKRLPDIVKRIDELEKQLKNSKNS from the coding sequence ATGAAGTTTACTGCCGCGCAGATCGCAGGTGTATTAGAAGGCAAAGTGGTTGGAGATGAAAACATAGAGGTGCATGACTTATCAAAAATAGAAGATGGTCAGCCAGGAACCCTTAGTTTTTTAGCTAATCCTAAATATACAAAGCATGTTTATACCACTAAAGCAAGCATTATCATCGTAAATGAAGATTTTATTGCAGAAAAGGAAGTCCCTTGTGCTTTAATTAAGGTTAAAAATGCATATGTTGCATTTTCTACATTATTAGATCTGTACAAAGAAGCTACTAATCAAAAAACAGGAATTTCGTCTCAAGCCTTTATTGCTGAATCTGCCCAAATTGGAAAAAACGTATATATTGGCGAATATGCTGTTATTTCTGAAAATTGTGTTATTGGGGATGGAAGCAAAATATATCCACAAGCTTATATTGGAGACAACACTAAATTGGGTAAAGATTGTATTTTATTTGCGGGAGCCAAGGTATATAATGATTGCAAAATTGGAGATTCTTGTACCTTCCATTCTGGTGTTATCATAGGAAGTGATGGCTTTGGATTTGCCCCACAAGATGATAAAAATTACAAAAAAGTAGCCCAGATAGGCAATGTTATTATAGAAGATTTCGTTGAGGTAGGAAGTAACACTACTATCGATAGGGCCACCCTAGGATCTACTGTAATAAGAAAAGGTGTAAAATTAGATAATCTAATTCAGATTGCTCATAATGTAGAAATCGGAGAAAACACTGTAATTGCAGCTCAAACAGGAGTATCGGGAAGTACTAGAATAGGTAAAAACTGTATGATAGGCGGTCAAGTTGGTATAACAGGCCATTTAGTTATTGGAGATGGAGTGATGATAGCTGCTCAAAGTGGAGTGAGCTCAAATGTTAAAGATGGTAAAGTCATTCAAGGTTCCCCAGCTTATGATATTGCTCCATATAGAAAATCATATGTATATTATAAGAGACTTCCAGATATTGTGAAGCGTATTGATGAGCTAGAAAAGCAGCTTAAAAATTCAAAAAACTCGTAA